The proteins below are encoded in one region of Oncorhynchus kisutch isolate 150728-3 linkage group LG14, Okis_V2, whole genome shotgun sequence:
- the LOC109903115 gene encoding type-4 ice-structuring protein-like yields MKFSLAALVVVLALAHGSQAAQCPEVEKLTQYFQDLSAQLTSTTQELVQKIQSETFLEDGKAQLQQIQAKLAPLADDMQAQLKPLAENMQAQLKPLVDNVQAQIEDLFRKVMDQTKALSQ; encoded by the exons ATGAAGTTCTCTCTTGCCGCCCTGGTTGTTGTGCTTGCTCTGGCACATG GAAGCCAAGCAGCACAGTGCCCCGAGGTTGAGAAACTGACACAGTACTTCCAGGATCTGTCAGCTCAGCTGACCTCCACCACTCAGGAACTGGTGCAGAAGATCCAGTCAGA GACCTTCTTAGAGGATGGAAAGGCCCAGCTGCAGCAGATCCAGGCCAAGCTGGCACCACTGGCCGATGACATGCAGGCCCAGCTGAAGCCCCTGGCTGAGAACATGCAGGCTCAGCTCAAGCCTCTGGTCGACAACGTCCAGGCTCAGATAGAAGACCTCTTCCGCAAGGTGATGGACCAGACCAAGGCACTCAGCCAATAA